Genomic window (Culex pipiens pallens isolate TS chromosome 3, TS_CPP_V2, whole genome shotgun sequence):
GATCGCCGGTGGGATAGAAATGCTGCCTCGCCATGTTCTGACCATGTCGATCAGGCTGCAACACTGCTGATCAGCTGTTGAGTGCTGTGAACCCCTTATTGGTGATGTTGTCGGTGCTTCTTTTTGATTCCTTGTgggaaaagaaatttaaaatgattccTGATTGAACCATGTAACTACAAAACTGCTGCTGAAGgtaataaatgaaaataaaacgtAAATCTTGACGTCTGAACGAGGATCATTTCAAGGGCTACGGAGTACAAGGTCTTAGCCCCTAGTAATAATGCTCATTCAGCTCTGTACTCGAGTCAGCGGCttaatttacattttcaatcgatttggtgttaCAACCCAGgtgcaacagcagcagctgtTGTCGCCAACAATAGCAACAACCAGATCTCGATGACCTGACTCTGCGGTACAGCCCCTTCGATGTCAACCTGGAGATCCTGGGTCACTCAACAGCTTATAAAATGTCGTGCACGTCGTAACATGTTCAATCCGAGTGTGTGCACTAGAGCAGCACCACGATTTATGATCTCAATGTCGACGAAGGTCACAGCGCCTGGAAGTCGCTCTATTACAACACCCGACGGAAGGTCGCCCAGCAATTGGAGCAAAGCCAGCAGCTGACGGAACGCGCCAAGAACGTCCGGTTTGCGGAGTCCGGGACGTCAGCGAGTCGCGGCGGAATGTAGTTCCTGAATCGCCCTCTAGgtatttgtttgtgtgtgtggagTGGCCAATTGAGTCACGTAGCTGGCGAACGGCCGAACCCGGTAGTCTTGGGAGAGGTGATTTAAGTTAGATCATAAATAGCGATTGTTAGTAGAGTGTCGTGAAGTAGGAGGGGAAATTGAGGTGAGAACTGAACAAATTAACCTAATAAATGTCGGCGTAGTTTATAGATGGTGAACGTCCTGATACGTTGGCGTGTAGGTGAGGTAACActaagttaaataaaataatgttattgaCTTCTTTAAAGTCTCGTACAATTGTACTAGATAAAATCGTGAAACCATGAATTTTGCAAGCTTTTGCAGGAATATATGTGTAatgatgaaaacacaacatgatttaattaaatcattttaaaacttaaaatcaattttgctcAAGTACCCTCACACTACGTTCAAACCCCATTCCCTTCATTCTTAGAGCCTCCCATTCAAGCAGATACTATTACAATTACCCAATCACGCAAAACTGATCTGTAATCGACCCACAACCTTCAAGCCTGCAATTGCAATTGCACTTCGACACATACCGTGGAACTGGTTCGCACACGTGTGCCGCAGCAAAACGCCAACATTACCGCGCTAGAATTATAAATCAAACATTGCAATTTCgccacgcagaaaaataaaaagatccaTTGACAGCAGCAGCGGTTAATGGTGAGCCAAAGAGCTTCGGGATTGGGCACCTAAGAGGTTTGATGTGGCACAGATAAATAGACTTTAATGTATTTTATTTGgttattttattaataattatacaattaaagaaaaaaaatcacacatgttttttctaagttcaacaaatttaaaaataataatttaactaTCCATGACCCAAAATGATCCTCCACTTGCTTCGGCTACGTCCAAACCTTTGATCTGGGCTATTACCGACGACGCGATCAACTCCACAGACCAACCAGAGCGAGTGACTTGGGgggaaaaaacagcaaaaaagcaCGCAAAATACCATAAACATTGGCGATCGCAATAAATCTGTCTCAGATTTGGAGTGAACCAGCCAAAACATGGCGTGTACGGCAAAGATTGATAATACAGTGCGCGAGAGCATTCCTGAGGTCGACCTTTTCTACGATCGGCCGCAGAAGTGGTGGCGCAATTTTACATGACAAGCTGTATGGAAGTACAAAAGGCACACGCGTTTACATCGCCAAGGAGGTGAACTTAAGGTTCGGCTGTTAATTTGGcataacatttttgaagtttcataaaaatatatccaaattatgattaaaaattGTTATGTCAGATAATTTTGCACCACACCTTTTGTAAACGCCATTGGCAACAATGATCTTTGATATCCGTCGTGGTTTCACACTGAATTTTCAGCGATTGACCAATGCTCGTGCGTTGACCAGTGGATGGCGCCGGCTTACCATCTTAAGAAACGTATGACCCGTGATTGCTGCAGCAGCCGGTGATTATCGGCTTGCCCTCTAGAGATCTGTCGAGGGGGACAAATTTATTCTCGAGTAATTATAATTGGTGAGCAAATGGTCAACCTTCGGCTTGTCGCGAGGTTCGGATCAGTAGCAGACTATAATTGGGTGTGAATGAAGTGTGATGGTTATTTATGGCGATCAAGAAGGTACGCATGGATCGAAAAAATAACCAGTGaaacaacaaaaattgaatatagtttaaagttctGCATGGTAATATCGCGACTCTCAGTTCAAACTGGTTCATTGACTTAATAGTTTGAAGAAGTTTGTTTCAACAGAGTGAGAAACATGAAGAAGACattgattatttattttatgatgAACTAATTATCTTGGAATCATCCAGATTTCAATTTTGTTCGATTTAAGCGCCTAAAAAATAATagtcaaaagatttttgacgtttttgttacttttatttgaactatcgcgcaatttttaaatattttcagtttactTTAAAGATACAATTTTGTGAATAAAATCCAGCAATGCTTTTgttaacaaacaaaaacaaaaacaaaaacaaaaacaaaaacaaaaacaaaaacaaaaacaaaaacaaaaacaaaaacaaaaacaaaaacaaaaacaaaaacaaaaacaaaaacaaaaacaaaaacaaaaacaaaaacaaaaacaaaaacaaaaacaaaaacaaaaacaaaaacaaaaacaaaaacaaaaacaaaaacaaaaacaaaaaccaaaacaaaaacaaaaacaaaaacaaaaacaaaaacaaaaacaaaaacaaaaacaaaaacaaaaacaaaaacaaaaacaaaaacaaaaacaaaaacaaaaacaaaaacaaaaacaaaaacaaaaacaaaaacaaaaacaacaacaaaaacaaaaacaaaaacaaaaacaaaaacaaaaacaaaaacaaaaacaaaaacaaaaacaaaaacaaaaacaaaaacaaaaacaaaaacaaaaacaaaaacaaaaacaaaaacaaaaacaaaaacaaaaacaaaaacaaaaacaaaaacaaaaacaaaaacaaaaacaaaaacaaaaacaaaaacaaaaacaaaaacaaaaacaaaaacaaaaacaaaaacaaaaacaaaaacaaaaacaaaaacaaaaacaaaaacaaaaacaaaaacaaaaacaaaaacaaaaacaaaaacaaaaacaaaaacaaaaacaaaaacaaaaacaaaaacaaaacacaaaacccaaaacccaaaacccaaaacccaaaacccaaaacccaaaacccaaaacccaaaacccaaaacccaaaacccaaaacccaaaacccaaaacccaaaacccaaaacccaaaacccaaaacccaaaacccaaaacccaaaacccaaaacccaaaacccaaaacccaaaacccaaaacccaaaacccaaaacccaaaacccaaaacccaaaacccaaaacccaaaacccaaaacccaaaacccaaaacccaaaacccaaaacccaaaacccaaaacccaaaacccaaaacccaaaacccaaaacccaaaacccaaaacccaaaacccaaaacccaaaacccaaaacccaaaacccaaaacccaaaacccaaaacccaaaacccaaaacccaaaacccaaaacccaaaacccaaaacccaaaacccaaaacccaaaacccaaaacccaaaacccaaaacccaaaacccaaaacccaaaacccaaaacccaaaacccaaaacccaaaacccaaaacccaaaacccaaaacccaaaacccaaaacccaaaacccaaaacccaaacaaaaacaaaaacaaaaacaaaaacaaaaacaaaaacaaaaacaaaaacaaaaacaaaaacaaaaacaaaaacaaaaacccaaaacccaaaacccaaaacccaaaacccaaaacccaaaacccaaaacccaaaacccaaaacccaaaacccaaaacccaaaacccaaaacccaaaacccaaaacccaaaacccaaaacccaaaacccaaaacccaaaacccaaaacccaaaacccaaaacccaaaacccaaaacccaaaacccaaaacccaaaacccaaaacccaaaacccaaaacccaaaacccaaaacccaaaacccaaaacccaaaacccaaaacccaaaacccaaaacccaaaacccaaaacccaaaacccaaaacccaaaacccaaaacccaaaacccaaaacccaaaacccaaaacccaaaacccaaaacccaaaacccaaaacccaaaacccaaaacccaaaacccaaaacccaaaacccaaaacccaaaacccaaaacccaaaacccaaaacccaaaacccaaaacccaaaacccaaaacccaaaacccaaaacccaaaacccaaaacccaaaacccaaaacccaaacccaaaacccaaaacccaaaacccaaaacccaaaacccaaaacccaaaacccaaaacccaaaacccaaaacccaaaacccaaaacccaaaacccaaaacccaaaacccaaaacccaaaacccaaaacccaaaacccaaaacccaaacccaaaacccaaaacccaaaacccaaaacccaaaacccaaaacccaaacccaaaaacccaaaacccaaaacccaaaacccaaaacccaaaacccaaaacccaaacccaaaacccaaaacccaaaacccaaaacccaaaacccaaaacccaaaacccaaaacccaaaacccaaaacccaaaacccaaaacccaaaacccaaaacccaaaacccaaaacccaaaacccaaaacccaaaacccaaaacccaaaacccaaaacccaaaacccaaaacccaaaacccaaaacccaaaacccaaacccaaaacccaaaacccaaaacccaaaacccaaaacccaaaacccaaaacccaaaacccaaacccCAAAcccatacaaaaacaaaaacaaaaacaaaaacaaaaacaaaaacaaaaacaaaaacaaaaacaaaaacaaaaacaaaaacaaaaacaaaaccaaaacccaaaacccaaaacccaaaacccaaaacccaaaacccaaaacccaaaacccaaaacccaaaacccaaaacccaaaacccaaaacccaaaacccaaaacccaaaacccaaaacccaaaacccaaaacccaaaacccaaaacccaaaacccaaaacccaaaacccaaaacccaaaacccaaaacccaaaacccaaaacccaaaacccaaaacccaaaacccaaaacccaaaacccaaaacccaaaacccaaaacccaaaacccaaaacccaaaacccaaaacccaaaacccaaaacccaaaacccaaaacccaaaacccaaaacccaaaacccaaaacccaaaacccaaaacccaaaacccaaaacccaaaacccaaaacccaaaacccaaaacccaaaacccaaacccaaaacccaaaacccaaaacccaaaacccaaaacccaaaacccaaaacccaaaacccaaaacccaaaacccaaaacccaaaacccaaaacccaaaacccaaaacccaaaacccaaaacccaaacaaaaacaaaaacaaaaacaaaaacaaaaacaaaaacaaaaacaaaaacaaaaacaaaaacaaaaacaaaaacccaaaacccaaaacccaaaacccaaaacccaaaacccaaaacccaaaacccaaaacccaaaacccaaaacccaaaacccaaaacccaaaacccaaaacccaaaacccaaaacccaaaacccaaaacccaaaacccaaaacccaaaacccaaaacccaaaacccaaaacccaaaacccaaaacccaaaacccaaaacccaaaacccaaaacccaaaacccaaaacccaaaacccaaaacccaaaacccaaaacccaaaacccaaaacccaaaacccaaaacccaaaacccaaaacccaaaacccaaaacccaaaacccaaaacccaaaacccaaaacccaaaacccaaaacccaaaacccaaaacccaaaacccaaaacccaaaacccaaaacccaaaacccaaaacccaaaacccaaaacccaaaacccaaaacccaaaacccaaaacccaaaacccaaaacccaaaacccaaaacccaaaacccaaaacccaaaacccaaaacccaaaacccaaaacccaaaacccaaaacccaaaacccaaaacccaaaacccaaaacccaaaacccaaaacccaaaacccaaaacccaaaacccaaaacccaaaacccaaaacccaaaacccaaaacccaaaacccaaaacccaaaacccaaaacccaaaacccaaaacccaaaacccaaaacccaaaacccaaaacccaaaacccaaaacccaaaacccaaaacccaaaacccaaaacccaaaacccaaaacccaaaacccaaaattgCGATTGGCGATTGTGTTTAAAATAACTGTACTAATAGAAACTGTGAACTCAAATTCTACCTAAAACTAAATCATTCTAATCAAGTAAGTTAAAGATACTTGAACTGGTAAACTTTTTTGTTCCAATTTTGTTGGATGATTCAAATGACAACGATGACAGATAgcgcaattattttttctttcaaagatAAATTGCCTATACAGACTTCTAAGCTTAAAGTGCATTTTTATATTGTAAATTGAGTATAGAGTAGGGTTGTCATCCATGAGACACTattggttttatcttttcaacgattttttgtattctttttatcagcatcagcatcaacattttctttcttttaatgtgttctagcattgaccaaaatatgtctacagccagagttattcaattgtctcattgtagacgcacttagCAGGAACAATGAAACAGCTGggaaacaatgagacactctatgaaaatcaatacttttctagaaaAATATCTAGAGTGTTTCTTGAAAAGATcctttaaaccaaattttcattttttgctttttgggtgtttttgaatatccctgacttaaggcggttctaaaaacaccaaaaaagcaaaaattgaaaatttggtttataggaccttttcaaaaaaaactccagatatcatGTTTATGTATTGTACTATTGCAGGttacttgccttgaacattttaaagcagttttgacaacatgaaactttaattaacaaaagttatactaaaaagtattgacATTTCGAAAAATctatatatttataccaaataacattatatttttggttatatAGAGttgaaactcaataaatatgccaaaaatcacattcaattcatgtttggaaagatttacatattttttgaaaagttaaataaagaaaaaacaaagtgtctcattgttacccatgggctgaaaggagtggggaacaatgagacatccctggattctgggtataggtattcttaattttgatcaaacctaatgaaaggacaatgtagcccaactcaatgtTAGTTTCGGTGTTAATGgaagcctacgagcgaaaaagtaatttgtagtcatataattttcaatacaaatttggcagctgtccatacaaaaatgatgaatgaaaattcaaaaatctgcatcttttgaaggaattttttgatcgatttggtgtcttcagcaaaaccTTCTCATcttagcaactaaaggtcgtaccaacaaagttcaaaaaaagcaaaatatagagaattttctcagcttttcaaaaatatcagtgtgcattaattaaaaaaaaaatgaaaaactgcggctATATTCAAAAAAGGTATCTAAAAATGGattcaacttgaaaacggtgcactttttcgataaagtactttttgattgcaaatttgattttacatcgaaaaatgaagttgaaaaaatttattgaaaatcagtattgattcaaaaattcataactcggtcaaagatttttcgcacaacctggaaatttctaaaaatatgagcctgattggttgaaactacgacttgtgagagccaatttatcattgttccccgtgtctcattgatgactactctaccccaCATAAGCTGCTATACTTCTAGTGCTGGAACCGCAGTTTTGATTTGACTTTCCAtgcgaaattttagttttacgAGAAAATCGGAAGAAATAATGGTAAAGTTGCCCTTTTTAGTTGGAGTgattttggctgtagtggctcACAGCAAAGTAAGTTTTTATGCAagatgttttttgttatttattctAGACTatacttttttcattgattgaacattagggtggtccgaatcCTACTACTGTTCGTTCTTTCTAACTTCTTGGTCAAAAAAGTGGTAAAGTTGCTcaaagtttaaagaaaattttacatcCATGATTTATATCGTCACCCTAAAAACTTAAACAGTTTCTATCCtctacacatttttatacaaacTTCTTGGGCTTATTGGAAGGGGTTTCCGTTGTCAGATTGGGAATTGACTAATTGCTCTTAATTTCGTTACTATTTCCCACAAGGCATCGCACACACGATCCCAGGAAAGAATTTTGCATCAAGTGTACGACGATTGCAGCAACGATTTGGACATCCCGTTGGGCAGGCACTACTTCGAGCGAGGCTTTCTGGGCGGCCTCACCGACAAGGATCCGAAGGCGGTTCCGTTCATATACTGCGTAATGGAACGCATGGAGTTTGTCAACTGCGCGGGCAAGATCGGCAAGCAGGCGCTCGTTGATTTTTTCACCGACGGACACGACGTCCAGTCACTACCGGGTGTTGTCGACGAGTGTGATGAAAAGAAAAAGGGGGCCACGGTGGCGGAGCGGTCCTTTAGCTTTTACAGGTGCTTTTTCGAGCAGAAAAAGTTTGTGATTTGAGGGCGTTCCATAGTGCTACTCGGTTATGGGATGGTGAGTGGAGAGGTAATGAATTTTCAATCCATTCAATCCAGAAATACATTCTAATTTACGGTTTAGGGGAATGCagtgttgtttgtttttactacccgagcagacggaaataacttgcgaataacattttttgatacttgaaaatactaggccaataacattttatgatatttataacaagatttgttattcgtcgttatgaaattTGTGTTATTGGGCTGTTATcctaataacagactaataacacttttagttattcttcgaacaaatctttgatattattttttgttattttaacaactaatccgatcatcccaataacagttgaaggtattcttccgtaacaaaaaatgttattcccatgttgttttttctttcaacaaatatcagaccaataacaaattttgttatgataacataaactgttattaaactcttatgcaaaaatggatttttcaagaagattccattagattttttgttattttaacagtatttgttattgaaatggcatgaattttgttattaccgtctgcccgggtattttgatacatccttttattttttaagaatccaagacacattccgccgtgacgttgcaacgctttgacttttcttttttcagtatttcggctgtaactaaaaaaatacattgaaaaggtacatacacccaaaactggcagcgctagtccgagagaatgatggtctcgagtcgagagaatagtggtaccattcacggacgcagagaacacagctcgagatgggcgatagaactattctctcgaggttcatttgcaaaaaaagttcatccgtcaaacaaaaaaccaaaagtgtcgacaaacgggaatcgaaccagagacctttgacaaaccaatccaatgacttagctgcctcggccaccacagcttggtgaccaaggagaagtcagaagtcgatgtatgacacttgttggagatttattgattcaactaacgaatgaactcatttgttatgatggtgtgaattggtaccattattctatcgattttggcactgagccctcaataaattttgagagaacgattatctcgactctgaattttgggtgtatgttattacctgggtgctgaatagtggttcgcaaaacgacctcaattttgaactgtcaaagtggaaccaatttactgttcgccaaaggAAGAGAGATTTGttatcgatcttttttttttcttttgcaagAATGGCAAATgcgtggcttttgaggacctggagttgaagttAAGAAAGTTAAAGgtgagatcgtcattttttttcaaattgtgaaTGGAAGTTGCTTATGGAGTTGATGCAGATGTATTCATctagaagctgtctttattgtttggtTCCATTTAAAACCCTGGTTTAGTAAAAATCctttctgtttgttggatcagcttcgcaagaattagtgatattttttcaaaaacaaaatcagccagggaatttatccatgacatcgcagaatgacactctcgacgcagttcttcgtcacccgtaagaaagaaaaacctcttcaaactgattgaaacttgaaaacacacacaattttccagcaaaaaattacaaaaactagacaaaataaaatatatactactgattataaaactgATCATttgccagtaagaaaaaagtaatgcttgtgcttgaacatcctgctactttgtagatgtaaacaaagtgggatcattcgaaaatcacgttacgcattctctctattcatcacccaggttattacagattcggaaaatacattgaatttcctataagaagcaatgttgaaacattattttaagcgaatattctatttttgagaggggaatatgtagcgtgacgttgcaacgcgtgactttttctcaatcctgacccgattcatgtttcgccattaactctgctctgttaaatggcaaatttggagttcttcttccattttttgtgtaaaattggtgaacaaatcgaatgcaatcattagtttttcgaacaaatcaaacctcgatttttaaagaccatttacatttcgtgacgttgcaacgcactgtttttgaaaacagggtttttcgttgcgtcccgggcagacggtaataacaaaatacatgctatttcaataacaaacattgttaaaataacagaaagtgttatggaatcttcatgaaaaatccatttttgcaaaaggttttaataacagttaatgttatcgtaacaaaatttgttattgttctGATATAggctgaaagccaaaacaactttgaaatgacattgacaataacaaaaaaatcataacgacgaataacaaatctttttataaataacataaaatggtattggcctagtattttcaaatatcaataaatgttatttccgtctgctcggggttgcaatgtcacgaaattttagtttcaaaataaatcatagtttatGTTAGTTTGAGCAACTGTAGGTTATGATTTTATTATAAGACATTAAaagacagtacaaggacatgtgaattaATTGGCCCGCCCATGTTAAATAATAGAGACTAATTGATACGCAGTTTACTCACGGTTGAATTTGGCAATAAAACGCGCaccatttttttgcattcttttaacCTCTTTCAATTGACAGCTTACAACCAGCAGCAACATTTGATACTCGCGCTTCTATGGCTTAAGGGCATCGTTAAGcgttaaatttacacttttttgtatAACTGGTTGTTTTTGTGGTTGCCGTGAACTGTTGAAATTTGTAGGTATAGCGGCACACCGGATTGGTACAGGATCTTGATTGCTGGATAAAAAGTTGTATCTTATTGGCGAAATATTAAAAGTCTAGTTACTATATCTCAACCCTTGTGTAATTAAATGTAATTAATATTATTAAGCAGGAATTTCAATCTGTCACGAATGTCAAattatttggaaatatttttgaaaatactttcatCATGAGTTGTCGGTTTTCAAAAAAGACTCAGAAAAAATCAAGCATAAATTACTCAATTACAACACCTTGCACCAGGATACAGTGCAACTTCAACTTCCAGCCACTAATCAGTGCGGTTAACCGCGCCACTAACCAGAGATGTCGACTGTCGGTTTCCACTGTCTGCAGGTGCAAGCCGCGGTGGCGGAAATTAAAATCCACTCAACACGAACGGCGCGTTCGCGATCGTTAATGAATCATGCCCAGACTCACGTATGACCACACACACGTCCATGAGGGGAGGCAAGAGGGTGGCACCTGGAAAATCACTACCTTGCGGAAGCCCCAAGGTCATGCTCGAGATTAGTAGCTTTGTCTAATTACCTTCGCTATTGCAGCAGCCCTTAGTTTGTAGTGGCATgttaaaaaacaataatttccacTGTAATAA
Coding sequences:
- the LOC120428337 gene encoding uncharacterized protein LOC120428337 translates to MRNFSFTRKSEEIMVKLPFLVGVILAVVAHSKASHTRSQERILHQVYDDCSNDLDIPLGRHYFERGFLGGLTDKDPKAVPFIYCVMERMEFVNCAGKIGKQALVDFFTDGHDVQSLPGVVDECDEKKKGATVAERSFSFYRCFFEQKKFVI